Proteins encoded within one genomic window of Gracilimonas sp.:
- a CDS encoding OmpA family protein, with protein MRTVTHALILGSVLISFVLAGCGGPPQNNPLLTQAEQEYQQAENDSLIVLKAPVALKEAEEALGQSRQIWQDKGDKKLIEHHAYIAQQKTKIATETARLNAAQDEVERAEAERQRVLIEARKAEAIAAERRAEKALEQVQEEREEALRARREAEELAGRLSEMEARQSERGMVLTLSDVLFDFDSATLKPGASRVVNELSNFLKEYPERKVQIEGFTDSVGSAEYNKNLSQRRADALRSALIRAGISSQRIQTVGYGEEYPVATNENEAGRQQNRRVEVIISNENGVVTQRTQ; from the coding sequence ATGCGAACGGTTACCCATGCATTAATACTTGGATCGGTACTGATTTCATTTGTATTAGCCGGTTGTGGCGGGCCTCCTCAGAATAATCCGTTGTTGACACAGGCTGAGCAGGAATATCAACAAGCAGAAAATGATTCCTTAATAGTTTTAAAGGCCCCCGTTGCACTTAAGGAAGCAGAAGAGGCGCTGGGGCAAAGCCGGCAAATCTGGCAAGATAAAGGAGACAAGAAACTAATTGAGCATCATGCGTATATCGCGCAACAAAAAACGAAGATAGCCACAGAAACAGCCCGGTTAAATGCTGCCCAGGATGAAGTGGAACGAGCTGAGGCTGAACGTCAGCGCGTGTTAATTGAAGCAAGAAAAGCGGAAGCCATAGCGGCAGAGCGTCGTGCGGAAAAAGCCCTTGAGCAGGTTCAGGAAGAGCGGGAAGAAGCATTAAGAGCTCGTCGTGAAGCCGAGGAGCTGGCCGGAAGGCTTTCTGAAATGGAAGCCCGCCAAAGTGAACGGGGAATGGTGCTAACCTTAAGTGATGTATTATTTGATTTTGACAGCGCTACCCTGAAACCGGGAGCTTCCAGAGTTGTGAATGAATTATCAAATTTTCTAAAGGAGTATCCGGAAAGAAAGGTGCAAATTGAAGGTTTTACGGATAGTGTCGGGTCAGCTGAATACAACAAGAACTTATCCCAAAGAAGGGCGGATGCTTTAAGATCTGCCTTGATTCGCGCCGGGATATCTTCCCAGAGAATTCAAACGGTCGGATATGGGGAAGAGTACCCTGTGGCGACGAATGAGAATGAGGCCGGACGACAGCAAAACCGACGGGTAGAAGTTATTATATCAAACGAAAATGGAGTTGTTACGCAGCGCACGCAATAA
- the aat gene encoding leucyl/phenylalanyl-tRNA--protein transferase, translating to MRILPPEKLLEAYARGIFPMAESKDSDDVDWYTARKRGIIPIGEFHTSKNLSRIIRQERFEIRVNRNFREVVTQCANRDSTWINDLIINSYDVLNQHGNACSVESYREGKLVGGLYGVKLKAAFFGESMFRKAKYADKVALYYCHEILKNNGFLLWDTQFYTDHLAQFGCVEINASDYEQMLNEALRKDCEFKL from the coding sequence ATGCGCATCCTCCCACCTGAGAAACTGCTCGAAGCCTATGCCCGGGGAATCTTCCCCATGGCGGAAAGCAAAGATTCCGATGATGTGGATTGGTACACGGCTCGAAAACGAGGCATTATTCCAATCGGGGAATTTCACACTTCAAAAAACTTAAGCCGGATCATTCGCCAGGAGCGCTTTGAAATAAGGGTAAACCGCAATTTTCGGGAAGTGGTAACCCAATGCGCCAACCGGGATTCCACATGGATCAATGATTTGATAATTAATTCTTACGATGTTCTGAATCAGCATGGAAATGCCTGCAGCGTGGAAAGTTACCGGGAAGGAAAATTAGTCGGAGGTTTATATGGCGTGAAATTAAAAGCCGCCTTTTTCGGAGAGAGCATGTTCAGGAAAGCAAAATATGCAGATAAGGTAGCGTTATATTACTGCCACGAAATCCTCAAAAATAATGGTTTTCTACTTTGGGACACTCAGTTCTACACCGACCACCTTGCCCAATTCGGCTGTGTTGAAATTAACGCTTCAGATTACGAGCAAATGCTGAATGAAGCGCTGAGGAAAGATTGTGAGTTTAAATTATAG
- a CDS encoding DUF4398 domain-containing protein, with translation MMREFTLLVLLVVFTGACASTKPPTQEITQVESYIQQAEQVGADDYAPLEIREARKKLEKAKAQVSQEQYEDAELTAEKAMVDAELAQIKTLSAKSQRAVQQLRESIKALQEEIQNNLNKERG, from the coding sequence ATGATGAGAGAATTTACGCTACTGGTATTGCTCGTTGTATTTACAGGAGCATGTGCAAGCACAAAGCCCCCAACACAAGAGATTACCCAGGTTGAGTCGTATATCCAGCAAGCGGAACAAGTGGGAGCGGATGATTATGCTCCTTTGGAGATCCGGGAGGCTCGAAAGAAACTGGAAAAAGCAAAGGCACAAGTAAGCCAGGAACAGTATGAGGATGCTGAATTAACAGCCGAGAAAGCTATGGTGGATGCTGAGCTTGCGCAGATTAAAACGCTGTCAGCTAAATCTCAACGAGCCGTACAACAGCTTCGGGAGAGCATAAAAGCCCTTCAGGAAGAAATTCAAAATAATCTAAATAAAGAGAGAGGTTAA